The Rhinoderma darwinii isolate aRhiDar2 chromosome 11, aRhiDar2.hap1, whole genome shotgun sequence genome window below encodes:
- the HPS6 gene encoding BLOC-2 complex member HPS6 produces MTHFRPPQLLSDYSDFGRQQALRDALHAPPGDSRLFCSPDGRHLLIWLLRRRRLLSFPRLTTDIPLPGAYLEQSWPSRDSPQLCGLLFTHCPQDWLLCLVWENGRADVWSPPRGSSSKTWLLLQSLDLCNSPRARVVAVCGGSGGDLVWCEERAPSKPQASSSPYMYCICRRPLRMCGQQVTLGSMKIVLHHSPYYTMLSSHSHIFMIPDTGSHPLLIYSLLEDKMTMTTPTTGILHSKALTEGDFKKMVLEYAGFLSYKMSPAILHSVVTRTGQLLLLTTTGQIYVLCEDGGARHVYNIEAVAEAQIRMQIFENILACAVDTTVFLIDIHTGRLLGKQLLPADEAFFLRVLDTEDIQLQTENGIYRIGCSTVTEDDGKSEPSFLDMVYEEACKYYQRRSLSNAKLTVPELKKGGMFQAPITLSAILNQKNGKSKDQTQYADLLSNMNNELQSFRSLELLKTCIINASGDDIEKYCKELVDHEITRLLQTDTDRDSLLYINSLFSTFPKAAWMSLRNNFQFLLNGDGKLVIRATADLWKKVLSPVPSGSGDGSHNGMSPLFEVICQSLCTFKPKWLPTFVQHAQDCSGLCWNFMAKDNCEGAPLYKRALSVLGRRKENTNVDLEVEILLCSGRPQAIIQAIHILIALQRWPRVIEETLKFSQLSPLIAKDIFITLLIEFIKRRHLDSYINQLCQICPDDLTATDLLRIVLQNMPKTETDPAPFSRSDGAHLTVGLLKPLLNKVLQNQIRKDENFPTQTFPPAAPRRTNKSVTHSPLLNGDDLSPNDIYSTNAL; encoded by the exons ATGACGCACTTCAGGCCTCCGCAGCTTCTATCAGATTACAGTGACTTCGGGCGGCAGCAGGCCCTGCGGGATGCTCTACACGCCCCGCCCGGGGACTCCCGGCTGTTCTGCAGCCCGGACGGACGACACTTGCTTATCTGGCTTCTGCGGCGGAGGAGGCTGCTGTCCTTCCCGCGGCTGACCACTGACATCCCGCTTCCCGGGGCTTACTTGGAGCAGAGCTGGCCGAGCCGGGACTCCCCTCAGCTATGCGGGCTTCTCTTCACACACTGCCCGCAGGACTGGCTGCTGTGCCTGGTATGGGAGAACGGTCGGGCGGATGTATGGAGCCCTCCACGGGGGTCCTCCAGCAAGACCTGGCTTCTCCTTCAGTCCCTGGATCTGTGTAACAGTCCCCGGGCCCGGGTGGTGGCTGTGTGCGGCGGTAGTGGCGGTGACCTGGTGTGGTGTGAGGAGAGGgcgccctccaagccccaggcgtCCTCCAGCCCGTACATGTACTGCATCTGCCGGCGGCCCCTCCGGATGTGTGGTCAGCAA GTGACCTTGGGCAGCATGAAGATTGTCCTCCATCACAGCCCCTACTACACCATGCTCTCCTCCCATAGCCACATCTTCATGATACCGGACACTGGCTCTCATCCGCTCCTCATATACTCCCTCCTGGAAGACAAGATGACCATGACCACCCCAACCACAGGCATCCTGCACAGCAAGGCGCTTACTGAGGGCGATTTTAAGAAGATGGTTCTAGAATACGCCGGCTTCCTGTCTTATAAGATGTCCCCAGCAATACTCCACTCAGTGGTCACCAGAACTGGGCAGCTGCTTCTTCTGACCACTACCGGGCAGATCTATGTACTCTGTGAAGACGGCGGTGCCAGGCATGTCTATAATATTGAGGCGGTAGCTGAAGCCCAGATCAGAATGCAGATATTTGAGAACATCTTGGCTTGTGCAGTAGATACAACAGTGTTCCTTATAGATATTCATACAGGGAGGCTTCTGGGAAAGCAACTACTCCCAGCGGATGAAGCGTTTTTCCTGAGAGTATtagatacagaagatatccagctgCAAACGGAAAACGGCATCTATAGAATCGGCTGTTCTACCGTCACTGAAGACGATGGGAAGTCCGAGCCTTCGTTTCTAGACATGGTTTATGAAGAGGCCTGTAAGTACTACCAAAGAAGAAGCCTGAGCAACGCTAAATTGACCGTGCCGGAGTTAAAGAAAGGCGGGATGTTCCAGGCCCCCATCACCTTGTCCGCGATCCTCAACCAGAAAAACGGCAAGTCCAAGGATCAAACGCAGTACGCCGATCTGCTGAGCAACATGAACAACGAGCTGCAGAGTTTCAGAAGTCTGGAACTCCTCAAGACCTGCATCATTAACGCTTCCGGAGACGATATCGAGAAGTATTGCAAGGAGCTGGTGGATCACGAGATCACGCGGCTCCTTCAGACGGACACGGACCGCGACAGTCTGCTGTATATTAACTCTTTGTTTAGCACTTTCCCCAAGGCTGCCTGGATGTCTCTAAGGAATAACTTTCAGTTTCTGCTGAACGGAGATGGTAAACTGGTCATCCGAGCCACCGCCGACCTGTGGAAGAAAGTGTTGAGTCCCGTCCCGTCAGGGTCCGGGGACGGCTCTCATAATGGCATGTCTCCACTGTTTGAGGTCATCTGTCAGTCTCTTTGTACTTTCAAACCCAAGTGGCTTCCAACTTTTGTTCAGCATGCCCAAGACTGCTCGGGTCTTTGTTGGAACTTTATGGCCAAAGATAACTGTGAAGGGGCGCCGCTATATAAAAGGGCGCTATCCGTTTTGGGGAGGCGTAAGGAAAACACTAACGTGGACCTGGAAGTGGAGATCCTGCTGTGCAGCGGGCGGCCGCAGGCCATCATTCAGGCCATTCATATACTGATTGCTCTGCAACGTTGGCCGAGGGTCATCGAGGAGACTCTGAAGTTCTCACAGCTCAGTCCCCTCATCGCTAAGGACATCTTTATTACACTATTGATAGAATTCATCAAGCGCAGACACTTGGACTCCTACATCAACCAGCTCTGTCAGATCTGCCCTGACGATCTGACCGCCACTGACCTCTTACGGATCGTCCTTCAGAATATGCCCAAAACCGAGACTGACCCAGCACCATTTTCCCGCAGTGATGGAGCACATTTGACTGTTGGGTTGCTTAAACCTCTTCTGAATAAAGTTTTACAGAACCAGATCAGGAAAGACGAAAATTTTCCAACACAAACGTTTCCTCCGGCCGCTCCACGGCGGACAAACAAGTCTGTTACTCATAGTCCTTTACTGAATGGGGACGATCTCTCTCCCAATGACATCTACTCGACCAATGCATTATAA